A genomic stretch from Antarcticibacterium flavum includes:
- a CDS encoding alpha/beta fold hydrolase encodes MKKNLIKYGKMLIVVLLILLGILFLVGGYEYLKVALAPKYNPETMQLNYEIIGSGPTKLVLLHGLAGSKNYWKKDLDSIGKTHKLLLIDLLGFGDSPMPNNDYSLSVQLSALEKIIKKEGFNDGKSIIGGHSMGAIISLALLEKHPNWFKTGVFISIPVYKDADEFKQSLSTSSFVDRVSGSKYSKYACMLHTILMTRPLKPDNLTDDVFEDAKKHTWQSYYYSLNDIVLKTDVFALANGIKDKEVLFIHGEKDNTAPLENALKLSREFKNAQIITSSEGDHQIFLKETDFVWQTIQDFSNLEENSKKAVSHEH; translated from the coding sequence GTGAAAAAAAACCTAATAAAATATGGCAAAATGTTAATAGTTGTGTTGTTGATTCTATTGGGTATATTATTTCTGGTAGGCGGATATGAATATTTAAAAGTGGCACTGGCTCCGAAATACAATCCTGAAACCATGCAATTAAATTATGAAATTATAGGTTCCGGACCAACAAAATTGGTTTTACTACACGGTTTAGCCGGCTCAAAAAACTATTGGAAAAAAGACTTAGACAGTATTGGTAAAACCCACAAATTATTATTAATAGATTTGTTAGGTTTTGGAGATTCCCCAATGCCAAATAATGATTATTCCCTTTCGGTCCAATTAAGCGCGCTTGAAAAAATAATTAAAAAAGAAGGATTCAATGATGGAAAATCCATTATTGGTGGGCATTCAATGGGAGCTATAATTTCATTGGCCTTATTGGAAAAACACCCCAATTGGTTTAAAACCGGAGTTTTTATAAGCATACCTGTTTACAAGGATGCTGATGAATTTAAGCAAAGTTTATCCACAAGTTCCTTTGTAGATCGAGTGTCAGGGAGCAAATATTCTAAATATGCTTGTATGCTCCATACCATTTTGATGACACGTCCCTTGAAACCGGATAATCTTACCGATGATGTTTTTGAAGATGCCAAAAAACATACATGGCAAAGTTATTATTATTCACTCAATGATATAGTCCTTAAAACAGATGTATTCGCTTTAGCGAATGGCATCAAAGACAAAGAGGTACTGTTCATTCACGGAGAAAAAGACAACACGGCACCTTTAGAAAATGCCTTGAAATTATCAAGGGAATTTAAAAACGCACAAATAATTACTTCTTCTGAAGGAGACCATCAAATTTTTCTTAAAGAGACAGATTTCGTTTGGCAAACCATTCAGGATTTTAGCAATTTGGAAGAAAATTCAAAAAAAGCAGTATCACATGAACACTAA
- a CDS encoding 6-phosphofructokinase codes for MNTNKIKHIGVFTSGGDSPGMNAALYAIVKAAEVNDIKVSGFRKGYEGLIDNDVVPLKSHELQKFVHQGGTVLKTARSKRFMELDGRKKAFQTLRINKIDALIAIGGDGTFKGLLAFSEICDIPFINIPGTIDNDISGTDFTLGFDSAVNTAIENIDKIRDTAESHNRVFIVEVMGRDSGYIAIHSGLMVGADAILIPESGKDLMYLLDKVKNYDSEDAFLVVVSEGDEIGAELVSSKIKEVNPNVDLRITKLGHVQRGGNPSALDRMLGIRLGVATVKTLLREKENVMVGILNNQLHLTPFKDVVKQHQVNDELYELLELFGN; via the coding sequence ATGAACACTAATAAAATCAAACATATAGGCGTATTTACCTCTGGAGGTGACAGTCCTGGAATGAACGCAGCATTATACGCCATTGTAAAAGCTGCTGAAGTAAATGATATAAAAGTAAGTGGTTTTCGAAAAGGATATGAAGGCTTAATCGATAATGATGTAGTTCCATTAAAATCACACGAATTGCAAAAGTTTGTCCACCAAGGCGGCACTGTTCTCAAAACAGCTCGAAGCAAACGCTTTATGGAATTGGATGGACGTAAAAAAGCTTTTCAAACCTTAAGAATAAATAAGATTGATGCTCTAATTGCCATTGGTGGTGATGGCACTTTTAAGGGCCTATTGGCGTTTTCAGAAATATGCGACATCCCTTTTATTAATATTCCGGGAACTATTGATAATGATATTTCCGGCACTGACTTTACCCTTGGTTTTGATTCCGCAGTAAACACTGCCATTGAAAATATTGATAAAATAAGGGATACTGCCGAATCTCATAACCGTGTATTTATCGTTGAAGTAATGGGAAGAGATTCAGGTTACATCGCTATACATTCGGGATTGATGGTAGGTGCAGATGCCATACTAATCCCGGAGAGTGGCAAAGACTTGATGTATTTATTGGATAAGGTTAAAAATTATGATAGCGAAGATGCTTTTTTGGTCGTGGTTTCTGAAGGCGATGAAATAGGTGCCGAACTTGTTTCATCAAAAATTAAGGAAGTCAATCCCAATGTCGATTTACGCATAACGAAGCTTGGACACGTACAGCGAGGCGGAAATCCTTCTGCTTTAGATAGAATGTTGGGAATTAGGCTTGGCGTGGCAACTGTAAAAACACTTTTGCGAGAAAAAGAGAATGTAATGGTCGGGATTTTAAACAATCAATTGCACCTAACCCCTTTTAAAGACGTAGTCAAACAACACCAAGTAAATGATGAATTGTATGAACTTTTAGAACTATTTGGAAACTAA
- a CDS encoding MgtC/SapB family protein, with protein MKETFKNINPFILGLLISVGIGLILGLEREYDKLKEEQGFAGIRTFPIVAIIGFILGSLFITSMAVYNEPSVETGINTFVEQQPTDLIAMVTLGKTGFLSLFSKSIAEGVTNHSLLPVMTIPI; from the coding sequence ATGAAGGAAACCTTTAAAAATATCAACCCGTTTATCCTTGGACTACTCATCAGTGTGGGCATTGGCCTAATTCTGGGATTGGAGCGTGAATACGATAAGTTGAAGGAAGAACAAGGTTTTGCAGGTATAAGAACCTTTCCTATTGTCGCCATCATTGGTTTTATTTTAGGAAGTCTTTTCATAACCTCAATGGCTGTTTACAATGAACCTTCAGTGGAAACGGGAATCAATACGTTTGTAGAACAGCAGCCAACAGATTTGATTGCAATGGTTACACTTGGTAAGACAGGGTTTTTAAGTCTATTTTCTAAGAGCATCGCTGAAGGAGTAACCAATCATTCATTATTACCGGTAATGACTATACCTATTTAA
- a CDS encoding ATP cone domain-containing protein — MDNSINIIKHSGDIVPFKIDKLKDSLRRAQASEDVIQQIVTQIKSAIYEGMTTKKIYQMAFKMLKGKSRVSASKYKLKKALMELGPSGFPFEKLVGKLLAHEGFDTKVGVIVQGNCVQHEVDVIAQKDNNHFMIECKYHSDQGRFCNVKIPLYIHSRFLDVEKQWEHQKGHEAKLHKGGVYTNTRFTTDAIQYGKCVGLLLTSWDYPLGNGLKDRIDKSGLHPLTALTMLTKAEKTKLLDKGIVLCKELHETPTLLNQIGIDKTRHKKILEDSEELCKVQ; from the coding sequence ATGGACAATTCAATAAACATAATAAAACATTCGGGAGATATTGTTCCTTTCAAAATTGACAAACTCAAAGATTCATTGCGACGTGCCCAAGCAAGTGAGGATGTAATTCAGCAAATAGTAACACAAATTAAGTCTGCGATTTATGAAGGGATGACTACAAAAAAAATCTACCAAATGGCATTTAAAATGCTAAAGGGTAAATCAAGGGTAAGCGCATCAAAATACAAACTCAAGAAAGCCTTGATGGAATTAGGCCCTTCTGGTTTTCCATTTGAAAAGTTAGTGGGAAAACTATTGGCACATGAAGGTTTTGACACTAAAGTGGGAGTTATTGTGCAAGGTAATTGTGTGCAGCACGAAGTAGATGTGATAGCGCAAAAAGACAACAACCATTTTATGATTGAGTGCAAATACCATAGTGACCAAGGACGGTTTTGCAATGTCAAGATTCCCTTGTACATCCATTCACGGTTTTTAGATGTGGAAAAACAATGGGAACATCAAAAAGGTCATGAGGCTAAACTGCATAAAGGCGGCGTTTACACCAATACACGATTTACTACTGATGCGATACAATATGGTAAATGTGTAGGATTATTATTAACAAGCTGGGATTATCCTTTGGGAAATGGTTTAAAAGATAGAATAGACAAGTCGGGGCTGCATCCATTAACAGCATTAACAATGCTTACCAAAGCCGAAAAAACAAAATTATTGGACAAAGGCATTGTACTCTGCAAAGAGCTTCACGAAACTCCTACTTTATTAAATCAAATAGGGATTGATAAAACAAGACACAAAAAGATTTTAGAAGACTCCGAAGAATTATGTAAAGTACAATGA
- a CDS encoding MBL fold metallo-hydrolase RNA specificity domain-containing protein, whose protein sequence is MKSNKINIHFLGAAGTVTGSKYLVDTGDKKILIDCGLFQGLKELRLKNWEYLPVEVSEIDMVLLTHGHMDHSGYLPRLVKQGFNGHIYGTNPTLDIAKIILNDSAKIQEQEAERANKEGYSKHSPAEPLYDLKDVEKTIPHFKGVPQSQWIPLFDGIKARFQYNGHILGATFIELEVHGKRFVFSGDIGRTNDLLLYPPLKPKKADVLFIESTYGGRFHPDEVEALPQIEKLVNDTINRGGSLFIPSFSVERAQLMMLIFWRLLKEKKIPKVQMIMDSPMGANVLELFHRTRDWHRLEDNECDEMCSHFTVVSSYRETMELRTDNKPKIVIAGSGMLTGGRMLNYLETQAQNPNNTLLFVGYQAEGTRGRKLLEGDKELKVYGKWVPFKMLVAEIEGLSAHADHAELMEWMDKIKNKPERIFIVHGEKESAEALQKGIKETYDWDAEIPQLYSIEKV, encoded by the coding sequence ATGAAAAGCAATAAAATAAACATCCACTTTCTGGGAGCAGCAGGAACAGTCACTGGCTCAAAATATCTGGTGGATACCGGAGATAAAAAAATACTGATAGACTGTGGACTTTTTCAAGGCTTAAAAGAATTGCGTCTTAAAAACTGGGAATATCTACCCGTTGAAGTTTCAGAAATTGATATGGTATTACTTACTCACGGCCATATGGATCATTCCGGGTATTTGCCAAGGCTGGTAAAACAAGGGTTTAATGGTCATATTTACGGCACAAACCCCACGTTGGATATTGCCAAAATCATTCTGAACGACAGTGCCAAAATACAGGAACAGGAAGCCGAACGTGCCAACAAAGAAGGCTATTCCAAACATAGCCCCGCAGAACCACTTTACGATTTAAAGGATGTTGAAAAAACCATTCCACATTTTAAGGGCGTTCCGCAATCTCAATGGATTCCACTGTTTGACGGCATCAAGGCTCGATTCCAATACAACGGACATATTCTGGGTGCTACCTTCATTGAATTGGAGGTACACGGAAAACGGTTTGTCTTTTCAGGAGATATAGGAAGGACCAATGATTTACTATTATATCCACCGTTAAAACCAAAAAAGGCCGATGTACTATTCATAGAATCAACTTATGGCGGAAGGTTTCATCCCGATGAAGTGGAAGCGCTTCCACAGATTGAAAAATTGGTCAATGATACTATCAATAGAGGTGGCAGCTTATTTATTCCAAGCTTTTCGGTAGAACGTGCCCAACTTATGATGCTTATTTTCTGGAGATTACTCAAAGAGAAAAAAATACCCAAAGTACAAATGATAATGGATAGCCCAATGGGAGCGAATGTACTAGAACTATTCCACCGCACCAGAGATTGGCATCGATTAGAAGACAATGAATGCGATGAAATGTGCTCACACTTTACGGTCGTAAGTAGTTACCGTGAAACTATGGAGTTACGAACCGATAACAAACCAAAAATCGTCATTGCAGGAAGCGGAATGCTCACAGGAGGCAGAATGCTCAACTATCTTGAAACCCAAGCACAAAACCCCAATAACACCTTACTTTTTGTGGGTTATCAGGCAGAAGGAACTCGCGGAAGAAAATTACTGGAAGGCGATAAGGAACTAAAAGTGTACGGAAAATGGGTGCCATTCAAAATGCTGGTAGCGGAAATTGAAGGCCTCTCGGCACACGCCGACCACGCAGAACTTATGGAGTGGATGGATAAGATAAAAAACAAGCCTGAACGGATTTTCATTGTTCACGGTGAAAAAGAAAGTGCGGAAGCATTACAAAAAGGTATCAAGGAAACCTATGATTGGGATGCCGAAATCCCACAATTGTATAGTATTGAAAAAGTTTAA
- a CDS encoding AAA family ATPase: protein MNRILNNATRTNWYVITGGPSTGKTTVIDLLQKQGYTTTIEHARHYIDSMRNEGHSIEEIRNNKRKFQLGVLDMQIQQEASIKTKDIVFLDRAIPDALAYYQFLELDYDEELIKAIDKTSYKKIFILDRLPFKKDYARTENEDDQKKIHQLIIEAYENLGFPIVFVPVLPPMERVKFILKNI from the coding sequence ATGAATCGTATATTAAATAATGCAACGCGTACCAATTGGTATGTTATCACAGGTGGTCCAAGTACTGGTAAAACGACTGTAATTGATTTATTGCAAAAACAAGGATATACTACTACAATAGAGCATGCCAGACATTACATCGATTCTATGCGAAATGAAGGACATTCTATTGAAGAAATTAGAAATAATAAAAGAAAATTTCAATTAGGAGTTTTAGATATGCAAATTCAACAAGAAGCTTCAATTAAAACAAAAGACATTGTTTTTTTGGATAGAGCCATTCCAGATGCTTTGGCCTATTATCAATTTTTGGAGCTAGATTATGATGAAGAATTAATAAAGGCAATAGACAAAACCTCCTATAAAAAAATATTTATTTTAGATAGACTACCTTTTAAAAAAGACTATGCCAGAACAGAAAATGAAGATGATCAAAAAAAAATTCACCAATTAATCATTGAGGCTTATGAAAATTTAGGTTTTCCAATTGTTTTTGTTCCCGTTCTGCCACCTATGGAACGTGTGAAATTCATTTTAAAAAATATATAA
- a CDS encoding phosphoribosylpyrophosphate synthetase — MKNFDTLSEAISDLQANGYTYDFNLKPECLECASLKIEIHPEDFKVDKTYRFEGMSSTDDNSVLYAISAKNGIKGLLVDAYGVYAENISEAMRKKLR; from the coding sequence ATGAAAAATTTCGATACACTTTCAGAAGCTATAAGCGATTTGCAAGCAAATGGTTATACCTATGATTTCAACTTGAAGCCTGAATGTCTGGAATGTGCTTCACTGAAAATTGAAATTCACCCCGAAGATTTTAAAGTAGATAAAACCTATCGCTTTGAAGGAATGAGCAGTACCGATGACAACAGCGTTCTCTATGCAATTTCTGCCAAAAATGGTATAAAGGGTCTTTTGGTAGATGCCTATGGCGTGTATGCCGAAAATATTTCGGAAGCAATGAGAAAAAAATTACGATAA
- a CDS encoding copper-translocating P-type ATPase has protein sequence MDHYDHDDQKDHSGHEPGHGQMGHDHHKMMIADFRKRFWVTLVLTIPILFFSQMIQDFFGYEFLLPGNSYVLFALSSVVYFYGGWPFLKGFWSEIKKGSPGMMTLISMAITVAYVYSSATVFGLEGVDFFWELATLIAIMLVGHWIEMKSVLGASKALQLLVSMMPAEAHRIKGENIEDIPLKELLKGDVILIKPGEKVPADGIIVEGSSYLNEAMLTGESKPVKKEEKDKVIGGSVNGNSTLKVKVEHTGKDSYLNKVITMVEEAQKSKSKMQNLSDRAAKWLTYIALAIGFGTLAVWLILGFPFVYALERMVTVMVIACPHALGLAIPLVVAISTAVSAQNGLLIRNRTAFEESRKISALLFDKTGTLTKGDFGVTRVESVDEKFSKEEILRLSSALEQSSEHPIAVGIIKKVKEDKVAIPKPENFNAITGKGVEANVEGKQVKVVSPGYLRDEKITIPEDAYSDAAETVVFVLIDGKLAGYIALADEIRPESADAIKIFKQNNIKVLMATGDNERTAKAVSDKLGLDGFYAEVLPHQKVEIVKELQGKNEFVAMTGDGVNDAPALAQANVGIAVGSGTDVAAETADIILVNSNPQDIANLILFGKATYNKMIQNLIWATGYNVVAIPLAAGVLYSTGFVLGPAVGAVFMSLSTVIVAINAQLLKAKMRKK, from the coding sequence ATGGATCACTACGATCATGACGATCAAAAAGACCATTCGGGCCATGAGCCCGGTCACGGGCAAATGGGACATGACCACCATAAAATGATGATTGCTGACTTCAGGAAACGGTTTTGGGTAACGCTTGTGCTTACCATTCCCATATTGTTTTTCTCGCAAATGATTCAGGATTTTTTTGGATATGAATTTTTACTCCCGGGTAACTCCTATGTGCTTTTTGCTTTATCATCTGTAGTTTATTTTTATGGGGGCTGGCCCTTTTTAAAAGGTTTCTGGTCAGAAATAAAAAAGGGATCACCCGGAATGATGACCCTTATTTCTATGGCAATTACTGTGGCCTATGTTTATAGTTCAGCTACAGTGTTTGGTTTGGAAGGAGTTGATTTCTTCTGGGAATTGGCGACGTTAATCGCCATCATGCTAGTTGGTCACTGGATAGAAATGAAGAGCGTGCTGGGTGCTTCAAAAGCTTTACAGCTTTTAGTGAGTATGATGCCCGCTGAGGCTCACAGGATAAAAGGAGAGAATATTGAAGACATTCCTCTTAAGGAGTTACTCAAGGGTGATGTAATATTGATAAAACCGGGAGAAAAGGTCCCTGCAGACGGAATTATCGTGGAAGGTTCGAGTTACCTAAACGAAGCTATGCTCACCGGCGAATCCAAACCTGTTAAAAAAGAAGAAAAAGATAAAGTAATTGGCGGTTCGGTAAATGGCAATAGCACACTAAAAGTAAAAGTTGAACATACAGGGAAGGACAGCTACCTGAACAAGGTAATTACCATGGTCGAAGAAGCCCAAAAGTCAAAGTCCAAAATGCAAAATCTCTCAGACAGGGCTGCAAAATGGCTTACTTACATTGCATTGGCTATCGGCTTTGGGACTCTGGCTGTATGGCTAATTTTAGGTTTTCCTTTTGTTTATGCCCTGGAGCGGATGGTCACCGTTATGGTCATTGCCTGTCCTCATGCACTTGGACTTGCAATTCCACTCGTAGTTGCCATCTCTACTGCCGTATCTGCACAAAACGGGTTACTGATTCGTAACAGAACAGCTTTTGAAGAATCGCGAAAAATTTCCGCTTTACTTTTCGATAAAACCGGCACCCTTACCAAAGGTGATTTTGGAGTTACACGGGTAGAGTCTGTAGATGAAAAATTTTCAAAAGAGGAAATTTTAAGACTCTCCAGCGCCCTGGAACAGAGTTCGGAGCACCCCATTGCTGTGGGTATTATCAAAAAAGTAAAAGAAGATAAAGTGGCAATTCCAAAACCCGAAAACTTCAATGCCATTACCGGCAAAGGCGTAGAAGCAAATGTAGAAGGTAAGCAGGTAAAAGTAGTTAGTCCCGGTTATTTAAGGGATGAAAAAATTACCATCCCGGAAGATGCATACAGCGATGCTGCGGAAACAGTAGTCTTTGTTCTCATTGATGGGAAGTTAGCAGGGTACATTGCTCTCGCGGACGAAATAAGACCGGAATCTGCCGATGCTATAAAAATATTCAAACAGAACAACATAAAGGTGTTGATGGCTACCGGAGACAATGAAAGGACAGCTAAGGCAGTTAGCGATAAACTTGGACTGGATGGCTTTTATGCAGAAGTTTTGCCTCATCAAAAGGTGGAAATTGTAAAGGAATTACAAGGGAAAAATGAATTCGTGGCAATGACTGGAGATGGTGTTAATGATGCACCTGCATTGGCACAGGCCAATGTTGGCATTGCAGTAGGTTCGGGTACAGATGTGGCCGCAGAGACAGCTGACATTATTCTGGTCAACAGCAATCCACAGGATATTGCCAACTTAATTTTGTTTGGTAAAGCCACCTACAACAAGATGATTCAAAATCTCATATGGGCAACCGGCTATAATGTGGTTGCAATTCCTTTGGCAGCAGGAGTCCTTTATTCCACAGGTTTTGTGCTGGGGCCAGCCGTTGGAGCAGTTTTTATGAGCTTGAGTACAGTTATTGTGGCTATTAATGCTCAACTGCTAAAAGCCAAAATGCGAAAAAAGTAA
- a CDS encoding HYC_CC_PP family protein, whose product MNLVRRKIAIVALALLVLFAPSSFAASLHFCTDNLVDIDFLGNSKTCHETPTTTDQTEKPCAGETNCCSLKVFDKKMADNFLKKSISEEDKYPVLYSPQLIFNTSKCCVVLEESLPPFKHYLSPTLAEDLQVLYEVYLI is encoded by the coding sequence ATGAACCTTGTAAGACGGAAAATAGCGATCGTTGCTTTAGCTCTTTTGGTTCTTTTTGCACCCTCCTCTTTTGCAGCAAGTCTTCATTTTTGTACTGATAATTTGGTGGATATTGATTTCCTGGGTAATTCAAAAACCTGTCATGAAACACCAACAACAACTGATCAAACGGAAAAACCTTGTGCCGGAGAAACAAATTGTTGTAGCCTAAAGGTTTTCGATAAGAAAATGGCAGATAATTTTCTTAAAAAGAGCATTTCAGAAGAAGATAAATATCCAGTCCTATATTCACCCCAACTCATTTTTAACACCAGTAAATGTTGTGTGGTACTTGAAGAAAGTCTTCCGCCTTTCAAGCATTATCTATCCCCTACATTGGCGGAAGACCTTCAGGTGCTATACGAGGTATATTTAATTTAG
- a CDS encoding HYC_CC_PP family protein encodes MKKAFHNIISIAMAFLVLFSTSSFTVDKHFCGSMLMDIAIFSEAESCGMEMHEHSDTTEGFVDLDFCCENQKIAIEGQDELKASYNSLNFDQQLFLATFTYSYIHLFEGLPIEAASYKDYTPPLLVTDIQVLDQVFLI; translated from the coding sequence ATGAAAAAAGCTTTCCATAATATTATTTCTATTGCTATGGCATTTTTGGTGCTGTTCTCTACATCTTCTTTTACGGTAGATAAGCATTTTTGTGGAAGTATGTTGATGGACATAGCAATATTTTCAGAGGCTGAAAGCTGCGGAATGGAAATGCACGAACATTCCGATACAACGGAAGGTTTTGTAGATCTGGATTTCTGTTGTGAAAATCAAAAAATAGCTATTGAAGGACAGGATGAATTAAAGGCTTCCTATAATTCTCTTAATTTTGACCAGCAGCTTTTTCTTGCCACTTTTACATATTCTTATATACATCTTTTCGAAGGCCTTCCTATAGAGGCAGCTTCTTATAAAGATTACACTCCACCTTTGCTGGTCACCGACATTCAGGTGTTGGACCAGGTCTTTCTTATTTGA